Proteins encoded in a region of the Flavobacterium sp. PMTSA4 genome:
- the folB gene encoding dihydroneopterin aldolase → MGTIKLQNIRTFSFHGCLMEEAKIGSDYRVDLEIKTDLRKSSLSDHLKDTVDYVLLNKIVVEEMAIRSNLLEHVAHRIIARIFGEIPEVSRIILAVSKLNPPIGGDVEAVTIEMEEYRN, encoded by the coding sequence ATGGGAACAATTAAATTACAAAACATACGCACTTTTTCTTTCCATGGTTGTTTGATGGAAGAAGCAAAAATAGGTTCTGATTATCGTGTTGATTTAGAAATAAAAACGGATTTGAGAAAATCTTCTCTTTCTGATCACTTAAAAGATACTGTAGATTATGTTCTTTTAAATAAAATTGTAGTAGAAGAAATGGCAATTCGTTCTAATTTATTAGAACATGTTGCTCATAGAATTATTGCTAGAATTTTTGGTGAAATTCCTGAAGTTTCTCGAATTATATTAGCTGTTTCTAAACTAAATCCTCCAATTGGTGGTGATGTTGAAGCGGTTACTATTGAAATGGAAGAATACAGAAATTAG
- a CDS encoding LysE family translocator, protein MIFLNDILSAIPLGFFLSFMIGPVFFVLLETSVVKGFRAAVMFDLGVVLADIVFILIAFFSSYRLIQSIKDDPALFIFGGLVMLTYGIISFINNRKEAKKNIDPEDPTELAKNNYFSLFMKGFFLNFINIGVLGFWLAILITIGPQLELKSSRMLTFFTTLIIVYFITDLFKIILAKQLRKQLNPKNILLIKKFISIVLIICGLVLLSQAWFPKERKIVDKAFEKLEKNK, encoded by the coding sequence ATGATTTTTTTAAACGATATTTTATCTGCCATTCCTCTAGGTTTCTTTCTAAGTTTTATGATTGGACCAGTTTTTTTTGTATTACTAGAAACCAGTGTTGTTAAAGGTTTTCGAGCTGCAGTAATGTTTGATTTAGGAGTTGTTTTAGCGGATATAGTTTTTATTCTCATTGCATTTTTTAGTAGTTATCGTTTAATTCAAAGTATAAAGGATGATCCAGCATTGTTTATTTTTGGAGGATTAGTTATGCTTACTTACGGAATTATTTCATTCATTAATAACAGAAAAGAAGCAAAGAAAAATATTGATCCAGAAGATCCAACAGAGTTAGCGAAAAATAATTATTTTTCGCTTTTTATGAAAGGCTTTTTCTTGAACTTTATCAATATTGGTGTACTAGGTTTTTGGTTGGCAATTTTAATAACAATTGGTCCACAATTAGAGTTAAAATCTTCTAGAATGTTGACCTTTTTTACAACTCTAATTATAGTTTATTTTATTACAGATTTGTTTAAAATAATTTTAGCAAAACAATTAAGAAAGCAATTAAACCCAAAAAATATTCTTTTGATTAAAAAGTTTATTAGTATTGTTTTAATTATTTGTGGACTGGTTTTATTATCTCAGGCTTGGTTTCCAAAAGAAAGAAAGATTGTAGATAAAGCTTTTGAGAAATTAGAGAAAAATAAATAA
- a CDS encoding head GIN domain-containing protein: protein MKKIVFSLLVFSSIAFGQVNKNLGDFDKVTSFDKIDVMLIPSSENKIVIDGKEANEVELVNKNGELKIRMPFTKILSGDDISVTLYFKKINAVEANEGSRIACGDLIKSTSFEINAKEGSEIKLYLETQKLSGRIANGSNVKLTGNAINQDILVNSGGIYEAENLKTEQTTVTCNAGGQANIFATVLVDAKVRAGGEITIYGKPKEINQKVIAGGTIREAK, encoded by the coding sequence ATGAAAAAAATAGTTTTTAGTTTATTAGTATTCAGCTCAATAGCATTTGGACAAGTAAATAAAAATTTAGGTGATTTTGATAAAGTAACATCTTTTGATAAAATTGATGTGATGTTAATTCCATCATCAGAAAACAAAATTGTTATTGACGGAAAAGAAGCAAACGAAGTAGAATTAGTTAATAAAAATGGTGAATTAAAAATCAGAATGCCATTTACAAAAATTCTTTCGGGTGATGATATTTCAGTGACTTTATATTTTAAAAAAATCAATGCTGTTGAAGCAAATGAAGGTTCAAGAATAGCTTGTGGCGATTTAATTAAATCCACTTCTTTTGAAATAAATGCAAAAGAAGGTTCTGAAATAAAATTGTATTTAGAAACACAAAAACTATCAGGAAGAATTGCAAATGGTTCAAATGTAAAATTGACAGGTAATGCTATTAATCAAGATATTTTGGTTAATTCAGGTGGAATTTATGAAGCTGAAAATTTAAAAACAGAACAAACTACTGTAACCTGTAATGCTGGTGGACAAGCAAATATTTTTGCTACAGTTTTAGTTGATGCTAAAGTTCGTGCTGGTGGAGAAATTACGATTTATGGAAAACCAAAAGAAATAAATCAGAAAGTAATTGCTGGCGGAACGATTAGAGAAGCAAAGTAA